The Teredinibacter sp. KSP-S5-2 genome includes a window with the following:
- a CDS encoding LytTR family DNA-binding domain-containing protein gives MTREKTFLVSALSLIVLFTLVEPDETARYGIAMSLLFWTCHIGTGLVILYLASYWIRNKVTSKLSPLTLVSISGLIGAVICAPIYTWFDVIFPSVDKASMSWLSNKGQESTAWALLEEFTQMGPIFLASWFIMNIPLFTRKNTPYSNEKVEKTEQKSYNSQKENENKKVLLDKLPSVIGRDIVSVSSDLHYINIETAKGKALILGSIKAVAEVFQNEGIQVHRSHWVAYKHVSKLHINGDKAYCLTSTGSKIPVSRSKRKAVKDAFGTQILLSHTLSKSGSSHEQTYQHSG, from the coding sequence ATGACTCGAGAAAAGACGTTTTTGGTATCAGCCCTTTCGCTAATTGTACTTTTTACACTTGTAGAGCCCGATGAAACTGCACGCTATGGCATTGCCATGAGCCTACTCTTTTGGACATGCCACATCGGCACGGGATTGGTAATACTGTATCTAGCCAGTTACTGGATCAGAAACAAAGTGACCAGTAAACTCTCTCCTCTCACATTAGTGAGCATCAGCGGATTAATAGGCGCTGTAATATGTGCCCCGATATACACCTGGTTTGACGTCATCTTTCCAAGTGTCGATAAAGCATCCATGAGCTGGTTAAGTAATAAAGGACAAGAAAGCACAGCTTGGGCACTACTAGAAGAATTTACCCAAATGGGCCCGATATTCCTGGCATCCTGGTTTATTATGAACATACCGCTATTCACCAGAAAAAATACGCCATATTCCAACGAGAAGGTGGAAAAAACCGAACAAAAATCATACAACTCACAAAAAGAAAATGAAAACAAAAAAGTGCTATTGGACAAACTACCATCAGTAATTGGTCGCGATATTGTTTCCGTGAGTTCCGATTTACACTATATCAACATCGAAACTGCGAAAGGAAAAGCATTAATATTAGGCAGCATAAAAGCCGTTGCAGAAGTATTTCAAAATGAAGGCATTCAGGTACATAGATCTCACTGGGTGGCGTATAAACATGTCAGTAAACTACATATAAATGGTGACAAGGCCTATTGCCTTACATCAACCGGAAGTAAAATCCCGGTTTCACGAAGTAAACGTAAAGCAGTGAAAGATGCTTTTGGAACTCAGATACTACTCTCACATACACTCTCGAAGAGCGGCAGCTCGCACGAGCAGACATATCAACACTCTGGCTAA
- the putA gene encoding bifunctional proline dehydrogenase/L-glutamate gamma-semialdehyde dehydrogenase PutA translates to MPSIQELYTASGDAFSLDDIKASIRASYLLSEPSLVHELKGMLIDGAAKLESIQDDARHFVNTVRSDSSVNSSFNQVLQHFSLSNEEGLALMCLSEALLRIPDNQTRIELIKDQLSKGDWQKFILDNDHYAFRVGVWGLILTGKYIKLGSSTARGLKENIVQLLHKYGDPVMAKAVSMTMAVMSKHFVMGESLEEALKNAQLKDGSQYLYSFDMLGEAALSKKMGERYKNTYISSIKTIGKEKSVNHRGVMPSVSIKLSALHPRYEYQKGNRVLQELSDSVLEIAICAKQYDVSLTIDAEEADRLEISLDIFQRVYASDVMCGWGKLGLAVQAYSKRALPVLAWINALAHQQGDEIPVRLVKGAYWDYEIKRCQQQGLSDYSVFTEKAATDICYQVCAQYLLSPLTRGNIYPQFATHNAYTIAYIQHISEGREYEFQRLHGMGESLYDEVLKRYSAPVRIYAPIGPVNELLPYLVRRLLENGANNSFVNQLLDQKVTVDELVSVPEISERDGDSELNIPLPEDIFQPIRKNSSGLNLSISEQSEKLLNSVAEFENKIWHAGSIVNGVMQNNGEVIVIHPPFDPAKKIGEVHWANQSDIEDAVQTAYEYYPIWRDTDVEKRAQYIDTLADLMGQHRDEFIALCAYEAGKTLQDGIDEVREAIDFCRYYAGQAREKFSRSLSLKSPVGESNELLLQGKGLFLCISPWNFPLAIFTGQIVAALLSGNTVVAKPAEQTNLIAAKWVTLAHLSGVPKQALQLLLGDGESLGGALVQDARFAGVCFTGSTDTAKLIQKTLANRPGSIATFVAETGGQNAMIADSTCLPEQLVKDIISSAFYSAGQRCSACRVLYVQEDIADQVFMLLSGAMQELTLGDPSQLETDIGPVIDDEAKNALQDHILHMQSTAKIISQSPLPDYLNGFFIPPLVVEIQSIQQLDKEHFGPILHVIRFHRSELENVIRDINQTGYGLTLGIHTRNQHLAEYISAKVNVGNVYINRNQVGAVVGVQPFGGRGLSGTGPKAGGPNYLMRFVTEKVITRNTSAIGGSVELYQNNK, encoded by the coding sequence ATGCCTAGCATTCAGGAGTTGTATACGGCGTCAGGCGATGCTTTCAGCCTTGATGACATTAAGGCGAGTATTCGAGCTTCTTACCTATTATCTGAACCGAGTCTTGTTCATGAATTGAAGGGCATGCTTATTGATGGTGCGGCTAAGCTTGAGAGCATTCAAGATGATGCTCGTCACTTTGTAAATACGGTTCGGTCTGACTCCTCGGTCAATTCATCGTTTAATCAAGTACTACAGCATTTTTCTCTGTCAAATGAGGAAGGACTGGCGCTGATGTGTCTTTCTGAAGCATTACTGCGCATCCCGGATAATCAAACTCGAATAGAACTAATTAAGGATCAGCTGAGCAAAGGCGATTGGCAAAAGTTTATTCTTGATAATGATCATTACGCATTTCGAGTTGGTGTTTGGGGGTTGATCCTAACGGGGAAATATATCAAGTTGGGATCGTCAACAGCCAGGGGCCTTAAAGAAAACATTGTACAACTATTACATAAGTACGGTGACCCTGTAATGGCTAAAGCGGTATCTATGACGATGGCGGTAATGAGCAAACATTTCGTTATGGGGGAAAGCCTTGAAGAGGCATTAAAAAATGCGCAATTAAAAGATGGCAGTCAGTACTTATATAGCTTTGATATGCTGGGGGAGGCAGCGCTATCAAAAAAAATGGGCGAGCGATATAAAAATACCTATATTTCTTCGATAAAAACAATCGGTAAAGAAAAGTCGGTTAATCACCGGGGTGTGATGCCCAGTGTATCGATCAAACTTTCTGCGCTTCATCCACGATATGAATACCAGAAGGGAAATAGGGTACTACAGGAACTGTCAGACAGTGTTTTGGAGATAGCCATTTGTGCAAAACAGTATGATGTTTCGCTAACTATTGACGCCGAAGAAGCCGATAGACTGGAAATATCTCTGGATATTTTTCAACGTGTTTATGCTTCAGACGTAATGTGTGGTTGGGGAAAATTGGGCTTGGCAGTGCAAGCCTACAGCAAGCGGGCGTTGCCGGTGTTGGCCTGGATAAATGCTCTGGCACACCAACAAGGGGATGAAATTCCGGTTCGTTTGGTCAAGGGGGCATACTGGGATTATGAAATCAAACGATGTCAGCAACAGGGTTTATCTGACTACTCCGTATTTACCGAAAAGGCAGCAACCGATATTTGTTATCAGGTTTGTGCGCAATATTTATTGTCCCCCTTAACCAGAGGAAATATTTATCCGCAATTTGCCACACACAATGCGTATACCATCGCCTATATTCAGCACATAAGCGAAGGAAGGGAGTATGAGTTTCAACGTCTACATGGGATGGGGGAGAGTTTATACGATGAAGTTTTGAAGCGTTACTCTGCTCCCGTTCGTATCTATGCTCCAATCGGGCCGGTTAATGAGCTGCTTCCGTATTTGGTCAGACGTTTACTGGAAAATGGTGCAAACAACAGTTTTGTCAATCAATTGCTTGATCAGAAAGTCACGGTAGATGAATTGGTTTCTGTACCGGAAATTTCTGAACGTGATGGTGATAGTGAGTTAAATATTCCTCTTCCGGAAGATATTTTTCAGCCCATAAGAAAAAATTCGTCGGGCTTAAATCTATCGATATCCGAGCAGTCTGAAAAACTATTAAATAGCGTGGCGGAATTCGAGAATAAAATTTGGCATGCGGGTTCGATTGTAAATGGGGTCATGCAAAATAACGGTGAGGTAATCGTTATCCATCCCCCTTTTGATCCTGCAAAAAAAATCGGTGAGGTTCATTGGGCTAACCAAAGTGATATTGAAGACGCGGTACAGACGGCTTATGAGTATTACCCCATATGGCGGGATACCGATGTCGAAAAGCGCGCGCAATATATTGATACGCTGGCGGACTTAATGGGACAGCATAGGGATGAGTTTATTGCCCTCTGTGCTTATGAGGCGGGAAAAACCTTGCAGGATGGAATTGATGAAGTCAGAGAAGCGATCGATTTTTGTCGATATTATGCCGGGCAAGCCAGGGAAAAATTTTCTCGGTCGCTGTCATTAAAGAGCCCTGTGGGCGAATCCAATGAGCTATTGCTGCAGGGTAAAGGTTTATTTCTGTGTATTAGTCCCTGGAATTTTCCGCTAGCAATATTTACCGGGCAAATTGTGGCTGCGTTACTCTCGGGAAATACGGTTGTGGCCAAACCTGCAGAACAAACTAATCTCATCGCAGCAAAATGGGTGACTTTGGCACATTTATCTGGTGTTCCAAAGCAGGCTCTCCAGTTATTACTCGGGGATGGGGAATCGCTAGGCGGTGCTCTGGTTCAGGATGCTCGTTTTGCTGGAGTGTGTTTTACCGGTTCAACCGATACGGCCAAGTTAATACAAAAAACATTGGCTAACCGACCTGGCTCTATTGCAACGTTTGTTGCTGAAACTGGCGGTCAAAACGCGATGATTGCAGACAGCACCTGTTTACCCGAGCAGTTAGTCAAAGATATTATTTCCAGTGCTTTTTACAGTGCCGGGCAAAGATGCTCTGCATGCCGCGTGCTATATGTGCAGGAAGATATAGCTGATCAAGTGTTTATGCTTCTTTCGGGAGCGATGCAGGAGCTAACTCTCGGCGATCCGTCACAGTTGGAAACGGATATTGGGCCGGTTATTGATGACGAAGCAAAAAACGCATTGCAAGATCATATTCTTCACATGCAAAGTACAGCGAAAATCATTTCACAATCTCCACTACCAGATTATTTAAACGGCTTTTTTATACCGCCACTAGTTGTGGAAATCCAGAGTATTCAGCAGTTGGATAAAGAACACTTTGGTCCGATATTACATGTGATTCGCTTCCATCGTAGCGAATTGGAAAATGTCATCAGGGACATAAATCAAACCGGTTATGGTTTAACGTTAGGTATTCATACTCGTAACCAGCATCTGGCGGAGTATATTTCGGCTAAGGTGAATGTTGGTAATGTGTATATCAATCGTAATCAGGTCGGTGCTGTGGTGGGTGTTCAGCCTTTTGGTGGGCGAGGGTTATCCGGTACAGGGCCGAAGGCTGGAGGCCCGAATTACCTTATGCGCTTTGTTACCGAGAAGGTGATAACCCGAAATACTTCGGCTATTGGGGGTAGTGTTGAGCTTTATCAGAATAATAAATAG
- a CDS encoding NADPH-dependent FMN reductase, whose protein sequence is MERNSRDGIGMSHIQLLALSGSLRKTSYNTYALEALKEIAEPYGVDITLGRIDQLPLFNPDREGDNIPPLNTLKAQLASAAGLIIASPEYAHGISGPLKNALDWLVSGDEFPYKPVMLINTSPRAHHALDALKEVLTTMSGRIIDDATVSIPLLGSDLDKAGILQHRDLSNALAAGLKVFCSELQ, encoded by the coding sequence ATGGAAAGAAATTCCAGGGACGGTATAGGTATGAGTCATATTCAATTACTGGCTTTGTCCGGCAGTTTACGTAAAACATCGTATAACACCTATGCATTGGAAGCGTTAAAAGAGATTGCAGAGCCCTACGGTGTTGACATAACCCTTGGTCGTATCGATCAATTACCACTATTTAACCCGGACCGGGAAGGCGACAATATCCCGCCTTTAAACACATTAAAAGCACAATTAGCTTCAGCAGCCGGTTTAATTATCGCCAGTCCGGAATACGCACACGGCATCAGCGGACCGTTAAAAAATGCGCTTGATTGGTTGGTGAGCGGTGATGAATTTCCCTACAAACCCGTAATGCTAATTAATACCTCCCCCAGAGCACACCATGCGTTGGATGCCTTGAAAGAGGTGTTGACCACTATGTCTGGGCGTATTATTGACGATGCCACGGTTTCCATTCCTTTGTTAGGCAGTGATTTGGATAAGGCTGGAATTTTGCAGCACAGAGATTTGTCCAATGCATTAGCCGCTGGCTTGAAGGTGTTTTGCTCAGAACTTCAATAG
- the uvrB gene encoding excinuclease ABC subunit UvrB has protein sequence MSKPFVVRSKFEPAGDQPKAISGLVNGLQSGLAHQTLLGVTGSGKTYTIAKVIEQMQRPTLVMAHNKTLAAQLYGEFKEFFPNNSVEYFVSYYDYYQPEAYVPSSDTFIDKDASVNDHIEQMRLSATKALMERKDAIIVATVSAIYGLGDPDSYMKMMLHLVRGDQIDQRQILRRLAELQYTRNDIDFHRGTYRVRGDVIDIFPADSEAEALRIELFDEEVDNLSIFDPLTGEVLGKVARYTVYPKTHYVTPREKILESVDFIEQELKVRLEQLRDNNKLVEAQRLEQRTKYDMEMMRELGYCTGIENYSRYLSSREEGQPPPTLFDYLPKDALLVIDESHVTVPQIGAMYKGDRSRKETLVEYGFRLPSALDNRPMRFDEWETIAPQMIFVSATPGKYEEEHQGQVVEQVVRPTGLVDPEIEVRPAGTQVDDCLSEINRRVGNDERILITVLTKRMAEDLTEYLMEHGVRVRYLHSDIDTVERVEIIRDLRTGEFDVLVGINLLREGLDMPEVSLVAIFDADKEGFLRSDRSLIQTIGRAARNVNGKAILYADRITGSMQRALDETERRRTKQIEHNKKHGITPKGIRKSVADILEGATVPGAGPNRKKVAEGRSKYTLDIPDGKDTWQHIQDLEKMMYEAAKDLEFEKAANLRDKIQQLKALG, from the coding sequence ATGTCTAAACCCTTTGTTGTTAGAAGTAAATTTGAACCAGCAGGCGACCAACCTAAAGCCATAAGTGGTTTGGTTAATGGGCTACAGTCTGGCTTAGCTCATCAAACTTTGCTTGGCGTCACCGGGTCTGGTAAAACCTACACCATTGCCAAAGTTATTGAACAAATGCAGCGGCCAACTTTGGTGATGGCACATAACAAAACGCTTGCCGCTCAGTTGTATGGCGAGTTTAAGGAGTTCTTTCCCAACAACTCTGTTGAATACTTCGTATCTTATTACGACTATTACCAACCGGAGGCCTATGTGCCTTCGTCAGACACGTTTATTGATAAAGATGCATCGGTAAACGACCATATCGAACAAATGCGTTTGTCCGCTACTAAAGCATTAATGGAACGGAAAGATGCCATTATTGTGGCCACCGTCTCGGCCATTTATGGTTTGGGTGACCCTGACTCCTACATGAAAATGATGTTGCATTTGGTGCGCGGTGATCAGATTGATCAACGGCAAATACTCCGTCGTTTGGCCGAATTGCAGTACACACGAAATGATATTGACTTCCATCGTGGCACATATCGGGTGCGTGGTGATGTGATTGATATTTTTCCTGCGGATTCCGAAGCAGAAGCTTTGCGAATCGAGTTGTTTGATGAAGAGGTCGATAACTTATCCATTTTTGACCCATTAACTGGCGAAGTGCTGGGTAAGGTTGCACGTTACACTGTTTATCCGAAAACCCACTACGTGACCCCGAGAGAAAAAATTCTGGAATCAGTGGACTTTATTGAGCAAGAACTCAAAGTTCGCCTGGAGCAATTGCGTGATAACAATAAGTTGGTTGAAGCGCAACGTTTAGAACAGCGAACCAAGTACGACATGGAAATGATGCGGGAATTAGGTTACTGCACCGGGATTGAAAACTACTCTCGTTATTTATCCTCACGCGAAGAAGGGCAACCGCCGCCCACATTATTTGATTACTTACCCAAAGATGCCCTGTTAGTGATTGATGAATCCCACGTAACGGTGCCGCAGATTGGAGCCATGTATAAAGGTGACCGATCGCGAAAAGAAACGCTCGTGGAATACGGTTTCCGTTTACCTTCAGCATTGGATAACCGGCCAATGCGCTTTGATGAATGGGAAACCATTGCGCCGCAAATGATTTTTGTGTCTGCTACACCGGGCAAATATGAAGAAGAACATCAGGGTCAAGTTGTGGAGCAGGTGGTCAGGCCCACAGGCTTGGTCGACCCCGAAATTGAAGTTCGGCCTGCGGGTACACAAGTGGATGATTGTCTGTCGGAAATTAACCGGCGTGTGGGCAATGACGAACGGATATTGATTACCGTATTAACCAAACGCATGGCAGAAGATTTAACGGAATATCTGATGGAGCATGGTGTGCGCGTTCGCTATCTGCATTCCGATATCGATACTGTTGAACGGGTAGAAATTATTCGCGACCTACGTACAGGTGAATTTGATGTATTGGTCGGGATTAACCTGTTACGTGAAGGCCTGGATATGCCGGAAGTATCCTTGGTTGCTATCTTTGATGCCGATAAAGAAGGCTTTTTGCGTTCAGACCGTTCTTTAATTCAGACCATTGGCCGCGCGGCACGAAATGTAAATGGTAAAGCCATTCTCTATGCCGACAGAATTACCGGTTCAATGCAGCGTGCACTGGATGAAACTGAACGACGACGCACGAAACAAATAGAGCACAATAAAAAACACGGAATTACACCAAAAGGCATTCGTAAGAGTGTGGCGGATATTCTCGAAGGTGCCACAGTGCCGGGTGCAGGACCAAACCGGAAAAAAGTTGCTGAAGGCCGTTCCAAGTACACTCTGGATATCCCGGACGGCAAAGATACCTGGCAGCATATTCAGGATCTGGAAAAAATGATGTACGAAGCTGCGAAAGATCTGGAATTTGAAAAAGCGGCAAATTTACGCGATAAAATTCAACAGCTAAAAGCGTTAGGTTAA
- the rlmKL gene encoding bifunctional 23S rRNA (guanine(2069)-N(7))-methyltransferase RlmK/23S rRNA (guanine(2445)-N(2))-methyltransferase RlmL: protein MKDQISFFASCPKGLEQLLFTEIESLGGLQCRQTAAGVYFQADLKGLYKVCLWSRLANKVLMPLTEADSRNTDTIYRDVKQVAWEKHFSPDCTMAVDFIGSNRLIRNTQFGAQLVKDAIVDRIREQCGARPEIDRKTPDVRINARLTKGKVIVSLDMSGDSLHKRGYRKQPGGAPLKENLAAAILIRAGWLEIAQEGGSLLDPMCGSGTLLIEGALMALNIAPGLARATRHGVGFGFEYWNQHDDKTWREVIEEAKLAKRDDFVDEGCEIRGYDISNKAIGVSEANIERAGLDKLVRVSKKPMQEFVKPTHKEINPGLIICNPPYGERLGEVEALRADYLSLAQVMKKELPGWTLGVFTGNPELGKEMRLRPKKSYKLFNGTIASELLLFDLLSGDEAQLREGPSNREVIPEVNEQERIYTEEVLTEGAKMLANRLQKNLRKLRKWQKQQGMDCFRVYDADMPEYAAAIDFYQGDIHIQEYQAPKSIDADKAEKRFEEILQACSYVFNTAYGQLFVKTRKRNRGKEQYEKLETRRSETREVREGSAVFKINLTDYLDTGLFLDHRPLRLRIYQEAKGKQFLNLFCYTSTATVHAALGGATSSVSVDMSNTYLDWARDNYRLNNIHESRHKLIRGNCLDWLKQCRQGFDLIMLDPPSFSNSKKMEGVLDIQKDHAKLIQRCMDILNPGGTLYFSNNLRSFKLDEAISEKYTVNNISAETIDMDFKQNPKIHYCWQIQH, encoded by the coding sequence ATGAAAGATCAAATATCCTTTTTTGCTAGTTGCCCCAAGGGGTTAGAACAACTTCTTTTCACCGAGATCGAGTCTCTTGGCGGGCTGCAGTGCAGGCAGACCGCTGCTGGCGTCTATTTTCAGGCGGATCTAAAAGGCTTATATAAAGTGTGCCTTTGGTCACGTTTGGCAAACAAAGTGCTTATGCCACTGACAGAAGCTGACAGTAGGAATACGGATACTATCTACCGGGATGTGAAGCAGGTCGCCTGGGAGAAGCATTTTTCACCGGACTGCACGATGGCAGTGGACTTTATTGGCTCCAACCGGTTAATTCGCAACACCCAGTTTGGTGCGCAACTGGTGAAAGATGCGATTGTTGACCGTATTCGCGAACAATGTGGAGCGCGGCCGGAAATTGATCGTAAGACCCCGGATGTGCGTATTAACGCAAGACTGACCAAAGGCAAGGTTATCGTTAGCCTGGATATGAGTGGCGACAGCCTGCACAAACGAGGCTATCGCAAACAGCCGGGTGGCGCGCCTTTGAAGGAAAATCTGGCAGCGGCCATTTTAATTAGAGCTGGCTGGCTGGAAATCGCGCAGGAAGGTGGGTCGTTGCTTGATCCTATGTGTGGTTCGGGAACCCTGTTAATCGAAGGTGCCTTGATGGCGCTGAATATTGCCCCGGGGCTGGCCAGGGCAACTCGACATGGTGTTGGCTTCGGATTTGAGTACTGGAACCAGCATGATGACAAAACCTGGCGAGAAGTGATTGAGGAAGCAAAGCTTGCAAAACGAGATGACTTCGTTGATGAAGGGTGTGAAATTCGAGGCTATGACATTTCCAATAAAGCGATTGGGGTCAGTGAAGCGAATATCGAGCGTGCAGGTTTGGACAAGTTGGTGCGGGTGAGTAAGAAGCCGATGCAGGAGTTTGTGAAGCCGACGCATAAAGAAATCAACCCTGGCTTAATCATCTGTAACCCGCCATACGGTGAGCGTTTGGGTGAAGTTGAAGCTTTGCGGGCAGATTACTTAAGCCTGGCTCAGGTTATGAAGAAAGAATTACCAGGCTGGACTTTAGGCGTGTTTACCGGTAACCCAGAACTGGGCAAAGAAATGCGCTTGCGGCCCAAGAAAAGCTACAAGCTGTTTAATGGCACCATTGCCTCCGAATTATTACTGTTTGATTTGCTTTCCGGTGATGAAGCGCAACTGCGGGAAGGCCCTTCCAACCGGGAAGTGATTCCAGAAGTGAATGAGCAAGAGCGGATTTATACCGAAGAGGTGCTCACCGAAGGCGCAAAAATGCTGGCCAATCGTTTGCAGAAAAATTTACGTAAATTAAGAAAATGGCAAAAACAGCAAGGTATGGATTGTTTCCGTGTATATGATGCGGATATGCCTGAGTATGCAGCAGCAATTGATTTTTATCAGGGCGATATTCACATACAAGAATATCAGGCACCGAAATCCATCGATGCGGATAAAGCCGAAAAACGTTTTGAGGAGATTCTTCAAGCGTGTTCTTATGTGTTTAACACGGCTTACGGTCAATTGTTTGTAAAAACCCGCAAGCGCAATCGAGGCAAAGAACAATACGAAAAGTTGGAGACAAGAAGAAGCGAAACCCGTGAAGTGCGCGAGGGGAGTGCTGTTTTTAAAATTAATCTCACGGATTATTTGGATACCGGGTTATTTCTGGATCATCGGCCATTGCGTTTACGCATTTATCAGGAAGCCAAAGGCAAGCAGTTTTTAAATCTATTTTGCTATACCTCAACGGCGACAGTACATGCGGCACTGGGTGGAGCAACATCGTCGGTCAGTGTTGATATGTCGAACACCTATTTAGATTGGGCAAGAGATAACTATCGGTTAAACAATATTCATGAAAGCCGCCATAAATTAATACGTGGTAATTGTTTGGATTGGTTAAAGCAGTGTCGACAGGGCTTTGATTTGATTATGCTCGATCCACCGTCTTTTTCTAATTCGAAGAAAATGGAAGGTGTGCTGGATATTCAAAAAGATCACGCGAAATTGATTCAGCGGTGTATGGATATTTTAAACCCTGGGGGTACGCTGTATTTCTCCAATAATTTACGCAGTTTTAAACTGGATGAGGCAATTAGCGAGAAATATACGGTAAACAATATTTCCGCCGAAACCATTGATATGGATTTTAAACAAAACCCGAAAATCCATTATTGTTGGCAAATTCAGCACTAG
- the rmf gene encoding ribosome modulation factor: MKSQKRTLSERAFARGYSAAMAGKSRSICPYETGDARQTWLMGWREAREDHWNGYNTLAQVQKIANM, from the coding sequence ATGAAAAGCCAAAAAAGAACCCTATCAGAACGTGCATTTGCTCGCGGTTACTCTGCAGCTATGGCCGGAAAATCACGGAGCATATGCCCTTATGAAACAGGTGACGCCAGGCAAACTTGGCTTATGGGATGGCGAGAAGCGCGGGAGGACCACTGGAACGGTTATAACACCTTGGCACAGGTGCAAAAAATAGCCAACATGTAG
- a CDS encoding quinone-dependent dihydroorotate dehydrogenase: MYSIAQKILFALNPETAHELSLDFMGAAERLHLLKPFVKTVPAQPVEVMGLTFPNPVGLAAGLDKNGDYFNALGQLGFGFIEIGTITPVSQPGNPEPRLFRLVDEQAIINRMGFNNKGVAHLVEQVKRRRYNGVLGINIGKNKVTPEENALSDYEKCMDAVYDCADYIAVNISSPNTPGLRNLQFGELFDQLLKGIKNKQAALAEQYGKYVPVAVKIAPDMTDEELESVVETLVANNIDAVIATNTTVGREGVENSTHVDEAGGLSGAPLTEKSTLVIKKLAKLLDGKMPIIGVGGIMDGEDAAAKIAAGASLVQLYSGFIYRGPELISESVKAIKVAKSVVSD, translated from the coding sequence ATGTACTCAATTGCCCAAAAAATTCTCTTCGCATTAAACCCTGAAACTGCTCATGAACTCTCCCTGGACTTTATGGGTGCCGCAGAACGTCTCCATCTACTTAAGCCTTTTGTTAAAACCGTACCGGCACAACCGGTTGAGGTTATGGGCCTGACTTTTCCCAACCCGGTGGGTTTGGCAGCAGGGTTGGATAAAAATGGGGACTATTTTAATGCCCTGGGTCAGCTAGGGTTTGGCTTTATTGAAATTGGCACTATTACGCCGGTTTCGCAGCCGGGCAACCCAGAGCCTCGCTTGTTTCGCTTGGTTGATGAGCAGGCCATTATTAATCGTATGGGGTTTAACAACAAAGGTGTGGCGCACTTGGTCGAACAAGTGAAGCGCAGACGCTATAACGGCGTTCTTGGTATCAATATCGGTAAGAACAAGGTTACACCTGAAGAGAATGCGCTGAGCGACTACGAAAAGTGTATGGATGCTGTATACGACTGCGCAGATTATATTGCCGTTAATATTTCCTCACCCAATACACCAGGCTTACGTAACCTGCAATTTGGTGAGTTGTTTGACCAGCTATTAAAAGGCATCAAAAACAAACAGGCAGCCTTAGCTGAACAGTATGGCAAATATGTGCCTGTCGCGGTCAAAATAGCACCAGATATGACCGATGAAGAGTTAGAGAGTGTGGTTGAAACACTTGTGGCCAATAACATTGACGCGGTCATTGCGACTAACACGACGGTTGGACGGGAAGGTGTGGAGAACTCCACCCACGTTGACGAAGCCGGCGGTTTAAGTGGTGCCCCCTTAACGGAAAAGTCGACGCTAGTTATTAAAAAGCTTGCCAAATTATTGGATGGCAAAATGCCCATTATCGGTGTAGGCGGCATTATGGACGGCGAAGATGCGGCGGCTAAAATTGCGGCTGGTGCCAGTTTGGTTCAGCTTTACAGCGGTTTTATATACCGTGGTCCAGAATTGATATCGGAGTCAGTGAAAGCCATTAAGGTGGCAAAGTCAGTCGTAAGTGACTAA
- a CDS encoding DUF2835 domain-containing protein, with translation MHSNTVIVDIQISAEEYQKMYAGTAKNVLCVARDGRRIRFPAPILRPFVTRQGISGAFQIYFDQNNKFVGIDRLA, from the coding sequence ATGCATAGCAATACCGTGATCGTGGATATCCAGATTTCTGCTGAGGAGTATCAGAAGATGTATGCAGGCACAGCAAAGAATGTTCTCTGTGTTGCTCGCGATGGGCGTCGGATTCGTTTTCCGGCGCCGATCTTACGTCCTTTTGTTACACGCCAGGGAATTTCCGGTGCTTTCCAGATTTATTTCGATCAGAACAATAAGTTTGTGGGAATCGATCGACTTGCCTAA